From Gammaproteobacteria bacterium, the proteins below share one genomic window:
- a CDS encoding elongation factor Tu — protein sequence GLTITLINPIAMEDGLRFAIREGGRTVGAGVVAKIIL from the coding sequence TTGGATTGACCATTACCTTGATCAACCCAATTGCAATGGAAGACGGTCTGCGCTTTGCTATTCGTGAAGGCGGTCGTACCGTCGGCGCGGGTGTCGTTGCGAAAATTATTTTGTAA
- the secE gene encoding preprotein translocase subunit SecE translates to MTVAKQTNVGTDIAKLVLAIALLVLAIFGYHYYESAYLLIYRLLALVLVVGIAGFISSQTAGGRSFWQFAGDARAEMRKVSYPTTAETTQTTLVIAVLVLIASILLWLIDLGLSWMIKQLLSIG, encoded by the coding sequence ATGACAGTAGCAAAGCAAACAAATGTTGGGACAGATATCGCGAAGCTAGTGTTAGCTATTGCGTTGTTGGTGCTCGCTATTTTTGGTTATCACTATTACGAAAGCGCATATCTGCTGATTTATCGGTTGTTGGCTTTAGTACTGGTTGTCGGTATTGCAGGTTTTATTTCGTCACAAACTGCAGGCGGTCGTAGTTTTTGGCAGTTTGCTGGGGATGCGCGTGCGGAAATGCGCAAAGTTAGCTATCCCACCACGGCGGAAACAACGCAAACCACGTTAGTTATTGCGGTGCTGGTATTAATAGCGAGCATTCTTTTATGGCTGATTGATCTGGGTTTAAGCTGGATGATCAAACAGTTGCTGTCGATTGGTTAA
- the nusG gene encoding transcription termination/antitermination protein NusG translates to MAKHWYVIQAYSGFENHVKRSLEERIARFDMQEFFEDILVPTEEVVEMREGQRRKSERKFFPGYVLVRMEMNEATWHLVKESPKVLGFIGGSADKPAPITDKEANAILQRIQDGVEKPRPKVLFEPGELVRVTDGPFNDFNGVVEEVDFEKNRLKVSVLIFGRATPVELAFSQVEKG, encoded by the coding sequence ATGGCAAAACATTGGTATGTAATACAGGCCTACTCAGGATTTGAGAATCATGTGAAGCGTTCGCTGGAAGAACGTATTGCGCGTTTCGACATGCAGGAATTTTTTGAAGATATTTTAGTGCCCACCGAAGAAGTGGTGGAAATGCGTGAAGGCCAACGTCGTAAAAGCGAACGTAAATTTTTCCCTGGTTACGTATTAGTGCGCATGGAAATGAATGAAGCGACTTGGCATTTAGTAAAAGAGTCGCCCAAGGTGTTAGGTTTTATTGGCGGTTCTGCGGATAAGCCTGCACCGATTACGGATAAAGAAGCCAATGCGATCTTGCAACGAATTCAAGACGGTGTTGAGAAACCTCGTCCAAAAGTATTGTTTGAGCCTGGTGAATTAGTGCGTGTCACTGATGGACCATTTAATGACTTTAATGGTGTTGTTGAAGAAGTTGATTTTGAAAAGAATCGTTTAAAAGTATCGGTATTAATTTTCGGTCGTGCAACGCCGGTTGAATTGGCGTTTTCACAAGTCGAAAAAGGTTAG
- the rplK gene encoding 50S ribosomal protein L11: MAKKVEAYIKLQVAAGAATPSPPVGPALGQRGVNIMEFCKAFNAATQNVEKGLPLPVVITVYSDRSFTFITKTPPASILLKKAVGIQSGSSNPNTKKVGKVTRAQLEDVAKAKMPDLTAASLDAAVRTIAGSARSMGLDVEGV, from the coding sequence ATGGCAAAGAAAGTCGAAGCGTATATTAAGCTTCAAGTAGCTGCAGGCGCGGCTACACCGTCACCACCGGTAGGTCCAGCATTGGGTCAACGCGGTGTCAACATTATGGAATTCTGCAAAGCGTTTAACGCAGCGACACAAAACGTGGAAAAAGGTTTGCCTTTGCCCGTCGTGATCACTGTTTATAGCGATCGCAGTTTTACCTTTATTACTAAAACACCACCGGCTTCTATTCTGCTGAAAAAAGCAGTAGGCATCCAAAGTGGTAGTAGCAACCCGAACACTAAAAAAGTGGGCAAGGTTACGCGTGCGCAATTAGAAGATGTTGCGAAAGCGAAAATGCCTGATTTGACCGCAGCAAGTTTAGATGCGGCCGTCCGTACCATCGCGGGTAGTGCGCGGAGTATGGGTTTGGACGTAGAAGGAGTTTAA
- the rplA gene encoding 50S ribosomal protein L1 has protein sequence MAKLSKRTTAIRAKVNSAKVYSADDALKLVKECATAKFAESVDVAINLGVDARKSDQVVRGATVLPNGTGKTVRIAVFAQGAKAEEAKAAGADVVGMDDLAEKMKAGDLNYDVVIASPDAMAVVGKLGQVLGPRGLMPNPKVGTVSPDVAGAVRNAKAGQVRYRIDKAGILHCSIGKATFEVNALKENLAVLLADLEKAKPSTAKGIYFKKLTVSTTMGPGVLIDRASV, from the coding sequence ATGGCTAAATTGAGCAAACGTACGACCGCTATTCGCGCAAAAGTTAACAGCGCAAAAGTTTATTCTGCTGATGACGCATTAAAGTTAGTCAAAGAATGTGCAACCGCTAAATTTGCGGAATCAGTCGATGTCGCGATTAACTTAGGTGTTGATGCGCGTAAATCTGATCAAGTTGTGCGTGGCGCAACCGTGTTACCTAACGGTACCGGTAAAACTGTGCGCATCGCCGTATTCGCACAAGGTGCAAAAGCAGAAGAAGCTAAAGCTGCGGGCGCCGATGTGGTTGGTATGGATGACTTGGCTGAAAAAATGAAAGCCGGTGATTTAAATTATGACGTAGTCATTGCATCACCTGATGCAATGGCAGTGGTAGGTAAATTAGGTCAAGTATTAGGCCCACGCGGTTTGATGCCTAATCCTAAAGTTGGCACCGTATCACCTGATGTTGCAGGCGCTGTGCGTAATGCGAAAGCGGGTCAAGTACGTTACCGCATCGACAAAGCCGGTATTTTGCATTGCAGTATTGGTAAAGCAACTTTTGAAGTGAATGCGCTGAAAGAAAATCTTGCGGTGTTATTAGCCGATTTAGAAAAAGCTAAACCTTCGACTGCGAAAGGTATTTATTTCAAAAAACTCACCGTGTCCACGACTATGGGCCCTGGTGTGTTAATTGATCGTGCATCTGTTTAA